A stretch of Kaistella flava (ex Peng et al. 2021) DNA encodes these proteins:
- a CDS encoding sigma 54-interacting transcriptional regulator produces the protein MKKDITFKELKDSGYTHKTINQEIQANLIAKIKAKEPVFEGLWGYEDTVVPQLKKAILAGHHINLLGLRGQAKTKIARSMVSLLDEYMPIVKGSEINDSPFNPISKYARDLIEAQGDETMISWVHRSDRFYEKLATPDVNVADLIGDIDPIKAATLKLPYSDERVLHYGMIPRANRCIFVLNELPDLQARIQVSLFNILQEGDIQIRGFQLRMPLDIQFVFTANPEDYTNRGSIVTPLKDRIGSQIFTHYPKTIALARQITEQEALISAEDKAQIQVPSMAKDLLEEVAFAARDSEYVDAKSGVSARLTISAMENLMAAAKLRLIESDSEKTTIRLVDFMSIIPSITGKIELVYEGEQEGADHVAKILIDKAVTTQFEMIFPRIPKLEKEGIKTPYTDLIKWFNKNSLELNYDDTDKEFYSKLDSVKPLSEIIEEYADQLSPEDQNFCKELILWALTINNKLDKSENEKAFTFDSAGIGKYYSN, from the coding sequence ATGAAAAAAGATATCACATTCAAAGAATTAAAAGATTCTGGTTACACGCATAAAACCATTAACCAGGAAATTCAGGCCAATTTAATTGCCAAAATTAAAGCTAAAGAACCGGTATTCGAAGGACTTTGGGGTTATGAAGATACCGTTGTTCCGCAATTAAAAAAAGCAATTCTTGCAGGACATCACATTAATCTTTTAGGATTGCGTGGACAGGCAAAAACCAAGATTGCGAGGAGCATGGTGAGTTTGCTCGATGAATATATGCCGATTGTAAAAGGGTCTGAAATCAATGACAGTCCTTTTAACCCGATCTCAAAATATGCCAGAGATTTGATCGAAGCACAAGGCGACGAAACCATGATTTCCTGGGTGCACCGTTCTGATCGTTTCTATGAAAAACTGGCAACTCCGGATGTAAATGTGGCTGATTTAATTGGTGATATCGATCCGATAAAAGCTGCGACTTTGAAACTGCCTTATTCCGATGAACGCGTTTTACATTACGGAATGATTCCGCGTGCCAACCGTTGTATTTTTGTCTTGAATGAACTGCCCGATTTGCAAGCACGAATTCAGGTTTCCTTATTTAATATTTTACAGGAAGGCGATATTCAAATCCGTGGATTTCAGTTGAGAATGCCGTTGGATATTCAGTTTGTGTTTACGGCGAATCCGGAAGATTACACGAACAGGGGAAGCATTGTAACTCCTTTAAAAGACAGAATCGGTTCACAGATTTTTACGCATTATCCAAAAACTATCGCTCTTGCCAGACAAATTACAGAACAGGAAGCCTTAATTTCTGCGGAAGATAAAGCCCAAATCCAAGTTCCAAGTATGGCGAAAGATCTTTTAGAAGAAGTTGCTTTTGCGGCACGTGATAGCGAATATGTTGATGCGAAAAGCGGCGTCAGTGCGCGACTTACAATCAGTGCGATGGAAAATTTAATGGCCGCAGCAAAATTGCGTTTGATCGAATCAGATTCCGAAAAGACTACGATTCGCTTGGTCGATTTCATGTCCATCATTCCTTCGATTACAGGAAAAATCGAACTCGTTTACGAAGGAGAACAGGAAGGCGCAGATCACGTTGCGAAAATCCTAATTGACAAAGCAGTTACGACTCAGTTTGAAATGATTTTTCCGCGAATTCCAAAACTGGAAAAAGAAGGTATTAAAACTCCTTACACCGATTTGATCAAGTGGTTCAATAAAAATTCACTCGAATTAAATTACGACGACACCGATAAGGAATTTTATTCCAAACTCGACAGCGTAAAACCGCTTTCAGAAATTATCGAGGAGTACGCAGATCAGCTAAGTCCGGAAGATCAAAACTTCTGCAAAGAGCTTATTTTATGGGCTTTAACTATTAACAATAAACTTGACAAATCTGAAAACGAAAAAGCGTTCACTTTTGATTCTGCTGGAATTGGTAAATATTACAGCAATTAA
- the purM gene encoding phosphoribosylformylglycinamidine cyclo-ligase, with protein sequence MSNTYKSAGVDKEEGYKTVDKIKTAVAETHNKNVLNNLGSFGAFYEIAGYKNPVLVSGTDGVGTKLKVALDSKKYDSIGVDCFAMCANDIICHGAKPLFFLDYLACGKLDADIAAEIVMGMVKACKDNNCALIGGETAEMPGMYKPGDYDVAGFCVGIVEKENIIDGSAIKKGCKIIALPSSGFHSNGFSLVRKIFPDFNEEFEGKPLYETLLVPTRLYYQPIHRILEEVDVCGIAHITGGGIIENIPRIIPENLCATIDASKIKIPSVMLELEKRGNIDRMEMYGTFNMGVGMVVVVDEKHAEKILDLLDDAYEIGVITEGSEKINLI encoded by the coding sequence ATGAGCAATACCTACAAATCCGCCGGAGTCGATAAAGAAGAAGGTTACAAAACTGTTGATAAAATCAAAACAGCCGTTGCAGAAACGCATAACAAAAATGTTTTGAATAATCTTGGAAGTTTTGGTGCATTCTATGAAATCGCGGGCTACAAAAATCCAGTTCTCGTAAGCGGAACCGATGGAGTAGGAACCAAACTGAAAGTCGCTTTAGATTCTAAAAAATACGATTCTATTGGTGTTGACTGTTTTGCGATGTGTGCCAACGATATAATATGTCACGGAGCGAAACCATTATTTTTCCTTGATTATTTAGCGTGTGGAAAATTGGATGCTGACATTGCAGCCGAAATCGTGATGGGAATGGTGAAGGCTTGTAAAGATAATAATTGCGCCTTGATCGGTGGCGAAACCGCGGAAATGCCCGGAATGTATAAACCAGGCGATTATGATGTTGCAGGTTTCTGTGTAGGCATTGTTGAAAAAGAAAATATTATTGATGGTTCAGCAATCAAAAAAGGCTGTAAAATTATCGCTTTGCCAAGTTCAGGATTTCACTCCAATGGTTTTTCATTGGTGAGAAAGATCTTTCCTGATTTCAATGAAGAGTTTGAAGGGAAACCTTTGTACGAAACGCTTCTTGTTCCAACGAGATTGTATTACCAACCAATTCATAGAATTTTAGAAGAAGTTGATGTTTGTGGAATTGCACATATTACAGGTGGAGGAATCATCGAAAATATTCCGAGAATTATTCCGGAAAACCTTTGTGCAACAATCGACGCTTCTAAAATTAAAATCCCTTCCGTAATGCTTGAATTAGAAAAGCGCGGAAACATTGATCGTATGGAAATGTACGGAACATTCAACATGGGAGTTGGAATGGTCGTGGTAGTTGATGAGAAACATGCTGAAAAAATATTGGATTTACTAGATGATGCGTACGAAATCGGTGTAATCACAGAAGGTTCAGAGAAAATAAATTTAATCTAA
- a CDS encoding HPF/RaiA family ribosome-associated protein, with protein MEILINTDHNISASEEMRSYMRADLETAFERFSDHLTRLEVKISDENGNKEGEKDKKCVLEARLKGMQPLVVTSHGNSIDQALGEASTKMKTSLDTAMGKLRSY; from the coding sequence ATGGAAATACTAATCAATACCGATCACAACATTTCAGCAAGCGAAGAAATGAGATCATACATGAGAGCTGATTTAGAAACTGCCTTCGAACGTTTTAGCGATCATTTAACCCGACTGGAAGTGAAGATCAGTGATGAAAACGGAAATAAAGAAGGTGAAAAAGATAAAAAATGCGTGCTCGAAGCACGCCTCAAAGGAATGCAGCCATTAGTGGTTACCAGTCATGGAAATTCAATTGACCAGGCTCTTGGTGAGGCATCCACTAAAATGAAAACTTCTCTGGACACCGCCATGGGCAAATTAAGGAGTTATTAA
- a CDS encoding vWA domain-containing protein, with the protein MTNKDLNFGKGFIFTKHTPKEISHFDRVFDVFKDLLTHTSGDIEEAFEWLDMLDKEYDIFTDEYTLENFEEDLKKRGYIKEEKKDEDGNTGTGKGKNILTAKLEAALRQFALDQIFGKLKKSGIGNHNTKKVGVGDEREGENRTFQYGDDLSTVNMTESLKNAQINNGISDLRLTEDDLIVEETKHKAQMSTVLMIDISHSMILYGEDRITPAKKVAMALVELIKRKYPKDSIDIIVFGNEAWPIKIKDLPYLQVGPYHTNTVAGLELAMDILRRKRNTNKQIFMITDGKPSCIKLPTGEFYMNSNGLDQMIVDQCLNKAAQARKLKIPITTFMIAQDPYLRKFVDAFTAQNQGKAFLTGLSGLGEMIFEDYEKNRIKRI; encoded by the coding sequence ATGACGAATAAAGATTTAAATTTTGGTAAAGGATTTATCTTCACCAAACATACTCCGAAAGAAATTTCCCATTTTGATCGGGTCTTTGATGTTTTCAAAGATTTACTCACCCATACTTCCGGCGATATCGAAGAAGCATTTGAATGGCTCGATATGCTGGATAAAGAATATGACATTTTCACCGATGAATATACGCTTGAAAACTTTGAAGAAGATTTGAAGAAACGCGGTTATATCAAGGAAGAAAAAAAGGACGAAGATGGAAACACCGGAACTGGAAAAGGCAAAAACATTTTAACAGCAAAACTGGAAGCAGCTTTACGGCAATTCGCTTTAGACCAAATTTTCGGTAAACTTAAAAAAAGCGGTATCGGAAATCACAACACCAAAAAAGTCGGCGTGGGTGATGAACGTGAAGGCGAGAATCGCACATTTCAATATGGCGACGATTTATCCACGGTGAACATGACCGAGAGTTTGAAAAATGCACAAATCAATAATGGGATTTCAGACTTGCGTTTAACTGAAGACGATCTTATCGTTGAGGAAACCAAACATAAAGCGCAAATGAGCACGGTGTTGATGATCGACATTAGCCACTCTATGATTTTGTACGGCGAAGACCGAATCACGCCCGCCAAAAAAGTCGCCATGGCTTTGGTTGAATTAATTAAAAGAAAATATCCGAAAGATTCCATTGACATTATTGTCTTCGGAAACGAAGCCTGGCCGATTAAAATCAAAGACCTTCCTTATTTACAAGTTGGACCTTATCACACCAACACCGTTGCCGGTTTGGAATTAGCGATGGATATTCTGCGAAGAAAAAGAAATACCAATAAGCAGATTTTTATGATTACCGACGGAAAACCGAGTTGTATTAAATTACCAACGGGAGAATTCTACATGAACAGCAATGGCCTCGACCAAATGATTGTTGACCAATGTCTGAACAAAGCTGCACAAGCAAGAAAACTAAAGATTCCAATCACTACTTTCATGATTGCACAAGATCCATATCTCCGAAAATTCGTGGACGCTTTCACGGCTCAAAATCAAGGAAAAGCATTCTTAACAGGACTTTCAGGGTTGGGAGAAATGATTTTTGAAGATTACGAAAAAAATAGAATTAAAAGAATTTAG